Proteins from a genomic interval of Rubinisphaera italica:
- a CDS encoding DNA polymerase ligase N-terminal domain-containing protein: MPRFVLLEHDHPALHWDFMLESGETLKTWRLPEPFVTADVHPVQELQHLSENEIKLTVVQLPDHRMRYLEYEGPVSGDRGFVKRIDQGMYIPLMQSEICWELRLEGEQSSGFLSLSRKNSNSPKEWELVYLPEQRE, translated from the coding sequence ATGCCACGCTTTGTACTCCTCGAACATGACCACCCAGCCTTGCATTGGGATTTCATGCTGGAATCAGGCGAAACTCTTAAGACATGGCGATTACCGGAACCATTCGTGACCGCTGATGTACATCCGGTACAGGAATTGCAGCATTTATCAGAAAATGAGATCAAACTCACGGTCGTCCAGTTACCCGATCATCGTATGCGATATTTGGAATATGAAGGGCCTGTCAGTGGAGATCGTGGTTTCGTAAAGCGGATTGATCAAGGGATGTATATCCCGCTCATGCAATCGGAAATCTGCTGGGAATTACGTTTGGAAGGAGAACAGAGTTCCGGTTTTCTCTCTCTTTCCCGAAAAAACAGCAACTCTCCCAAGGAATGGGAATTGGTTTATCTTCCAGAACAGAGGGAATAA
- a CDS encoding SMI1/KNR4 family protein yields the protein MSLTEFEQLVRANQTWFRGPQPETQEVISRAERELGVKLPATLQWLLLNFGYWRGTGVAALPVVVAKTKAFHPAFPQNWIVLASELGTWETSNSATSLEERLIILESSRDFIEDGKNVVVCSTDGKIHQRYSCFSAYVYARVTALSRRTLDNYRTCPLWRTGKLSPLLTDGINFDLQEFSRRLWETMLIHDVLRHSGQRAFPRKSFLPQRTQPSNIQPKVINYSTIDQQNEISDIINQDQSHHHSVALQDPPVITFETESPQEKFAVSQVGEMVQERREYLKSQHVDVATLFEQRSSSPRQGSLFPDDLPSGKILLFPLSSHLSETDNDNFQTESGRIVSLVELQTSHGSMRWVATWWLEGETIPSWMESHAVVVKTKELLQRIPARLLLEVQY from the coding sequence ATGTCGTTAACTGAGTTCGAACAATTAGTGCGTGCGAATCAAACCTGGTTTCGGGGGCCTCAACCTGAAACTCAAGAAGTCATATCTCGTGCCGAGCGCGAACTGGGTGTCAAACTTCCAGCCACCTTGCAATGGCTCCTGCTCAACTTTGGATATTGGAGAGGAACGGGCGTAGCTGCGTTACCGGTGGTTGTCGCAAAAACAAAGGCTTTTCACCCCGCTTTTCCTCAGAATTGGATCGTTCTAGCCAGCGAGCTTGGGACTTGGGAAACGTCGAACTCAGCGACTTCCCTGGAAGAACGGCTCATCATCCTCGAGTCCTCCAGAGACTTCATTGAAGATGGTAAAAATGTCGTTGTCTGCTCGACCGATGGGAAAATTCATCAGCGATATTCCTGTTTTTCTGCTTATGTCTATGCCCGAGTGACGGCTCTTTCCAGACGAACGCTGGATAATTATCGGACTTGCCCACTTTGGCGAACGGGCAAATTGTCTCCCCTATTGACTGATGGAATCAATTTTGACCTGCAGGAATTCAGTCGGCGACTCTGGGAAACGATGCTCATTCACGATGTCCTGAGACATTCCGGTCAAAGGGCATTTCCTCGCAAATCTTTTCTCCCACAGAGAACGCAGCCAAGCAATATTCAACCTAAAGTCATTAATTATTCGACGATCGATCAACAGAATGAAATTTCCGATATCATCAATCAAGATCAATCTCATCATCATTCAGTGGCGTTACAGGATCCGCCCGTTATCACTTTTGAGACCGAGAGCCCACAGGAGAAATTCGCAGTTTCTCAAGTAGGTGAGATGGTGCAGGAACGTCGCGAGTATTTGAAATCTCAACATGTCGATGTCGCCACGCTTTTTGAGCAACGAAGTTCTTCTCCACGACAAGGATCACTCTTTCCTGATGACCTCCCATCTGGAAAAATTCTGCTGTTCCCTCTGAGTTCTCATCTTTCAGAAACTGACAATGACAACTTTCAGACTGAGAGTGGAAGAATTGTATCGCTGGTGGAACTCCAGACATCGCACGGTTCAATGCGCTGGGTGGCGACTTGGTGGCTGGAAGGAGAGACGATTCCCAGTTGGATGGAATCGCACGCGGTGGTTGTCAAAACTAAGGAATTGCTGCAGAGAATCCCAGCACGCTTACTGCTCGAAGTCCAATACTGA